The following proteins come from a genomic window of Carassius auratus strain Wakin chromosome 18, ASM336829v1, whole genome shotgun sequence:
- the rpl4 gene encoding large ribosomal subunit protein uL4 — translation MACARPLISVYSEKGETSGKNVVLPAVFRAPIRPDVVNFVHTNMRKNKRQPYAVSALAGHQTSAESWGTGRAVARIPRVRGGGTHRSGQGAFGNMCRGGRMFAPTKTWRRWHRRVNVNQKRYAICSALAASALPALVMAKGHRIEEIPEVPLVVDDKVEGYKKTKEAVLLLKKLKAWNDIKKVYASQRMRAGKGKMRNRRRIQRKGPCIIYNEDNGVTRAFRNIPGITLQSVSRLDLLKLAPGGHIGRFCIWTEGAFRKLDDLYGTWRKASSLKVDYNLPMHKMNNTDLHRILKSEEVQKALRPAKHKINRRVLKKNPLKNLRVMIKLNPYAKTARRRAILAHNPDIKAKMLKPKKKRVVKKNKAKKPAAAPAPAQA, via the exons ATG gcTTGTGCCCGACCGTTAATCTCGGTCTACTCTGAGAAAGGGGAGACATCTGGCAAAAATGTGGTTCTGCCTGCAGTGTTCAGGGCTCCCATCCGCCCTGATGTTGTGAACTTTGTGCATACCAACATGCGCAAGAACAAGCGCCAGCCCTATGCTGTCAGTGCACTGGCCG GTCACCAGACTAGCGCTGAGTCCTGGGGCACAGGAAGAGCCGTGGCCCGTATCCCCCGCGTGCGTGGTGGTGGCACCCACCGCTCCGGACAGGGTGCTTTCGGAAAT ATGTGTCGTGGTGGCCGCATGTTTGCCCCCACAAAGACATGGCGCCGTTGGCACCGTAGGGTCAACGTTAACCAGAAACGTTATGCCATCTGCTCTGCCCTGGCTGCCTCTGCCCTGCCTGCCCTGGTCATGGCCAAAG GTCACCGCATTGAGGAGATTCCTGAGGTCCCACTTGTTGTTGACGATAAAGTTGAAGGATACAAGAAGACTAAGGAGGCTGTGCTTCTGTTGAAGAAGCTTAAGGCATGGAACGACATCAAGAAG GTTTATGCCTCTCAGCGTATGCGCGCCGGTAAGGGTAAGATGAGGAACCGAAGGCGTATCCAGCGCAAGGGACCTTGCATCATCTACAACGAAGACAACGGTGTGACACGAGCTTTCAGGAACATTCCTG GCATCACACTGCAGTCTGTGAGCAGACTGGACTTGTTGAAGCTTGCTCCAGGTGGACACATCGGACGCTTTTGCATTTGGACTGAGGGTGCATTCCGCAAACTGGATGACCTCTATGGCACTTGGCGCAAAGCCTCTTCCCTTAAAGTGGACTACAA CTTGCCCATGCACAAAATGAACAATACAGATCTGCACAGAATCCTGAAGAGTGAGGAGGTCCAGAAGGCACTTCGTCCTGCTAA ACACAAGATTAATCGCAGAGTACTGAAGAAGAACCCTCTGAAGAACCTGAGAGTGATGATTAAGCTGAACCCCTATGCCAAGACAGCCCGTCGCCGTGCTATCCTGGCACACAACCCTGAC ATCAAAGCTAAGATGTTGAAACCCAAAAAGAAGAGGGTTGTGAAGAAGAACAAGGCCAAGAAGCCTGCAgctgctcctgctccagctcaAGCTTAA
- the map2k1 gene encoding dual specificity mitogen-activated protein kinase kinase 1 yields the protein MQKRRKPEPIQLNPIPDGNAINGTGATETNLEALQKKLEELELDEQQKKRLEAFLTQKQKVGELKDDDFEKICELGAGNGGVVFKVLHRPSGFIMARKLIHLEIKPAIRNQIIRELQVLHECNSPYIVGFYGAFYSDGEISICMENMDGGSLDQCLKKAGKIPEQILGKVSIAVIKGLSYLREKHKIMHRDVKPSNILVNSRGEIKLCDFGVSGQLIDSMANSFVGTRSYMSPERLQGTHYSVQSDIWSMGLSLVEMAIGRFPIPPPDAKELEQIFGQPLEGDPSASDASPKPRPPGRPGSSYGPDSRPPMAIFELLDYIVNEPPPKLPSIFGAEFQDFVNKCLIKNPAERADLKQLMVHSFIKNSEAEEVDFAEWLCSTIGLNQPATPTHSVGM from the exons ATGCAAAAAAGGAGGAAGCCAGAGCCGATCCAGCTGAACCCGATTCCAGATGGGAACGCTATAAACGGAACCGGGGCCACAGA AACAAATCTGGAAGCTCTGCAGAAGAAACTGGAAGAACTGGAGCTAGATGAGCAGCAGAAGAAACGACTGGAGGCTTTCCTCACCCAGAAGCAGAAAGTCGGAGAGTTAAAAGATGATGACTTTGAGAAGATCTGTGAGTTGGGTGCAGGCAATGGAGGAGTGGTCTTCAAGGTCTTACACAGACCCTCAGGCTTCATCATGGCCAGGAAG TTGATCCACCTTGAGATCAAGCCAGCAATAAGGAATCAGATCATCAGAGAGCTGCAGGTGCTGCATGAGTGTAACTCCCCCTACATAGTGGGCTTCTACGGAGCTTTCTACAGTGATGGAGAGATCAGTATCTGTATGGAGAACATG GATGGCGGCTCGCTGGACCAGTGCCTGAAGAAAGCAGGCAAGATCCCAGAACAAATACTGGGCAAAGTTAGCATTGCG GTGATAAAAGGCCTGTCCTACCTGAGGGAGAAACACAAGATAATGCACAGAG ATGTCAAGCCATCTAACATACTGGTGAACTCGCGTGGTGAGATCAAGCTGTGTGACTTTGGTGTGAGTGGACAGCTCATTGACTCCATGGCCAATTCGTTTGTGGGCACCAGGTCCTACATGTCT CCCGAACGCCTTCAAGGGACTCACTACTCTGTCCAGTCTGACATATGGAGCATGGGTCTCTCTCTGGTGGAGATGGCTATTGGACGCTTCCCTATCCCACCACCTGACGCCAAAGAGCTGGAGCAAATCTTTGGGCAGCCCCTTGAGGGGGACCCCTCGGCCAGCGACGCCTCCCCTAAACCCAGGCCTCCTGGTCGACCCGGCAGCT CATACGGTCCAGACAGCAGACCTCCCATGGCTATATTTGAGCTGCTTGACTATATTGTCAATGAA CCACCTCCCAAGCTACCAAGTATCTTTGGTGCAGAATTTCAAGACTTTGTTAACAAATG TTTAATCAAAAATCCAGCAGAAAGAGCAGATCTCAAGCAACTGATG gtCCATTCCTTCATAAAGAACTCCGAGGCAGAGGAGGTTGACTTTGCTGAATGGTTATGTAGCACTATTGGGCTAAACCAGCCAGCAACTCCAACTCACAGCGTGGGAATGTGA
- the zwilch gene encoding protein zwilch homolog: MGSKIVSDANAFVKFLKSCQDENKGNCTFMDDISVLLVEREELLHDILSGNQPIFVCEKAQPKCEPEAAETTADTSVVEETLFKVEQDLGPQPLSVMKARQLMSWYTMAQNPNMPLVEAPGTLHPLWVRCDKLDPCATTWLGVETVYNGNKTSGVKLYTVTCKGPTGDETSFTTVDELKQEHEKRHHASTVATKGYAQYNLFCSLKEESMMFESQSSVIASLTWNNVEKVLECPPLSSKASLNIKVAVGDMRSPLYQTYKEMEFLLALAEGLRTGETEWLEPIETQSAVDLTRALIDELENIGQGAPGHTGKASEKQKAKTDALSAFSSMVIERGDLDFTEQLWEKMRKSVTSYQDVTECLRIVVKAVKLGKIKPWIHKDSNSTLSKLILQSYQQQIDAMPLTGLTPANMLLELGLDKIRKDFINYLVGKELTTLNYLRYYLDTEVDLQEQVIRVRKLHHLLEILGTCSTFLSLPHDRLFLFTQSCLQYYKTSNYDEDHVFQLQIKPALISYFYEKEQPFSWAMEVSSGQGSKEVKTALYLSDKPLVDHISFDLDVPLDESVNGESEKMFYYRTMVSCSLNSFT, from the exons ATGGGATCAAAAATAGTTTCGGACGCCAACGCGTTTGTTAAATTTCTGAA GTCGTGTCAAGATGAAAATAAAGGGAACTGCACGTTTATG GATGATATTTCAGTTCTACTGGTGGAGAGGGAAGAACTTTTGCACGACATACTCAGTGGAAATCAGCCTATCTTTGTCTGTGAGAAAGCA CAACCAAAGTGTGAACCAGAAGCTGCAGAAACTACAGCTGACACCAGTGTTGTTGAAGAAACTCTTTTTAAAGTGGAGCAAGATCTAGGGCCTCAGCCTCTCTCTGTCATGAAAGCAAG GCAGCTAATGTCTTGGTACACCATGGCTCAAAACCCCAACATGCCCCTGGTGGAAGCCCCAGGGACTCTACACCCTCTATGGGTCCGTTGTGACAAATTGGACCCATGTGCCACTACCTGGCTTGGAGTAGAAACTGTCTATAATGGGAACAAAACCAGTGGTGTCAAACTGTATACAGTCACCTGCAAAG GTCCAACAGGAGATGAAACCTCTTTCACCACAGTCGATGAGCTTAAACAAGAGCATGAGAAAAGACACCATGCttctaca GTGGCGACAAAAGGCTATGCACAGTACAACCTGTTTTGCTCCTTAAAAGAGGAGAGCATGATGTTTGAGTCCCAGAGCAGTGTAATAGCGAGTCTTACATGGAATAATGTGGAGAAAGTATTGGAGTGTCCTCCGTTGTCTTCTAAAGCATCTCTG AATATCAAAGTCGCAGTTGGAGACATGAGGAGTCCATTGTATCAGACCTATAAAGAGATGGAGTTCCTTCTG GCTTTAGCAGAAGGTTTGAGAACAGGAGAAACTGAATGGTTGGAACCAATAGAGACTCAGTCTGCAGTGGACCTGACCAGAGCACTCATTGACG AGCTTGAGAATATTGGACAAGGAGCACCAGGACACACTGGCAAAGCATCCGAG AAACAAAAAGCTAAGACAGATGCTTTATCAGCCTTCAGCTCAATGGTGATTGAGAGAGGAGACCTGGACTTTACAGAACAACTGTGGGAGAAGATGAGGAAGA GTGTAACTTCATATCAAGACGTAACAGAATGTCTGAGAATTGTTGTCAAAGCAGTGAAACTTGGTAAAATCAAACCATGG ATCCACAAAGACAGCAATAGCACTCTCAGTAAGCTGATCCTGCAGTCGTACCAGCAGCAGATAGACGCCATGCCTCTCACCGGTCTCACACCCGCCAATATGTTGCTAGAGCTCGGCCTGGACAAGATCAGGAAAGACTTCATCAACTACCTTGTTG GAAAGGAACTTACAACTCTCAACTATTTG AGATATTACTTGGACACAGAGGTGGACCTGCAGGAGCAGGTGATAAGAGTGAGGAAACTGCACCATCTGCTGGAGATCCTGGGCACCTGCAGCACTTTcctcagtcttcctcatgatCGCCTCTTCCTTTTCACTCA GTCCTGTTTGCAATACTACAAAACTTCCAATTATGATGAGGACCATGTCTTCCAGCTGCAAATTAAACCTGCGCTCATTAGCTATTTTTATGAGAA GGAGCAACCTTTCTCTTGGGCCATGGAGGTGTCCAGTGGACAGGGGTCAAAGGAAGTCAAGACAGCACTTTATCTCAGCGACAAGCCTCTAGTAGACCACATCAGTTTTGACTTAG ATGTACCCCTAGATGAGTCTGTGAATGGAGAAAGTGAGAAGATGTTTTACTACAGGACCATGGTGAGCTGTAGTCTCAACAGCTTCACTTAA